A portion of the Blastopirellula sediminis genome contains these proteins:
- a CDS encoding DUF1569 domain-containing protein has product MRRQLQLERLPDAIAECERLLRTGYTQSGNWTLAQICRHLRLTIESNMKGYPVWMTTLGYPLRPILRHFMLPRLLTGNSPSGIRTAGMFVPPDDLDDAVELERLKECVTRFVESTLPLHAHPGFGNMTHEEFNRFHAAHAAHHLSFLHPQTADAG; this is encoded by the coding sequence ATGCGCCGACAACTTCAACTGGAACGACTCCCTGACGCGATTGCGGAATGCGAACGCTTGCTGCGTACAGGCTACACGCAGTCTGGGAATTGGACGCTGGCTCAAATCTGCCGCCACCTCCGTTTGACCATCGAGAGCAATATGAAGGGTTACCCGGTATGGATGACGACGCTTGGCTATCCGCTCCGGCCGATCTTGCGCCATTTCATGTTGCCCAGGCTGCTGACCGGAAACTCGCCCAGCGGCATCCGAACGGCCGGGATGTTCGTGCCGCCTGACGACCTGGACGACGCCGTTGAGTTAGAACGCCTGAAAGAGTGCGTGACGCGATTCGTCGAATCAACGCTTCCGCTGCATGCCCATCCCGGATTTGGCAACATGACGCACGAAGAGTTCAACCGTTTTCACGCCGCCCACGCTGCGCATCATTTGAGTTTTTTACATCCGCAAACCGCGGACGCAGGATGA